From a region of the Kaistia sp. 32K genome:
- a CDS encoding glycoside hydrolase/phage tail family protein, protein MATLVLQAAGAAIGGLFGPVGAILGGAVGAMAGYAVDKTLFGRDVEGPRLGDLSVQRSEEGTPIPRVYGRARLAGQVIWATQFQEVKEEEEGGKGGPTVTTYSYFANFAVGICEGPIARIGRVWADGNLINLADVHHRIHLGGEDQGADSLIEAKQGATPAYRGTAVVVFERLPVGDYGNRLPQLAFEVFRPVGGVEDEIRAVVIIPGASEFAYDPLPVYTSKGPGRRVTVNRHVDGARTDWEASIDDLQALCPKLERAALAVSWFGDDLRAGHCTVAPRVEDFSTVTSPTSWRVAGLNRGAARAVSRIDDRPAFGGTPSDESVIRAIRDLKQRGIAVTFYPFLMMDIPAGNALPHPYWDANQPAYPWRGEITGSLAPGRPGTPDKTAAAASEIAAFVGTAARTDFSVSGGAVHYSGPAEWTYRRMVLHAAYLCKAAGGVDAFLIGSELRGLTTLRSGPSTYPFVAALKALAADVRVILPSAKITYAADWSEYFGHQPGDGSGDVHFHLDPLWADAAIDAIGIDSYVPLSDWRDGYDHLDAQAAESGRDVVYLRANIAGGEGFDWYYASDADRRAQIRSPITDGGAGKPWVFRYKDLVGWWSNPHFDRPGGVEIGTPSAWVPQSKPIWFTEIGCPAIDKGANEPNVFPDPKVGGSRLPHFSNGGRDALMQERFLTAVLGYWDPAAPDFLASANPFSAVYGGRMVDPRRTYVWSWDARPYPAFPRLTEIWSDGGNWETGHWLNGRLGNLSTIRLVERILRDYRFFDFRVGDLEGTVDGFVIARVGSARQALQGLSEALGFEAAESGAVVRFVRRGLPRLTLHPADLVEEGEQPLVAIRRAQETELPAEFAFGFIDGAGDYRDRVVASRRLEAAGQRQAALSTGIVTDDGLAVALADQRLQEIWDGRETVSLALTDRRLAIEPADVVSLLRPEGRVSFRVTKVEDGLARRIEGRTVDPFGSPVAAGAPTSGVPGWSPDPGPPEVVILDLPSLSGVERVAARIALFADPWPGAFGVSIGSAAAGFRLRQTMTQPATMGTIAAAVPPGPVGRWDRATTLSVSLPAGAIAALPDEAVLNGGNLAAIGSEAAGFEVIQFRSAELIGEGLWRVSHLLRGQGGTSDLAALGHAAGARFIRINSATPLLDLDPSEIGLARTLRAGPLAIAYDPERFTTLDFTVQGRWRLPFAPVHLRGARDATGNVHLAWIRQTRVDGDGWEQPEVPLGEAVEAYRVEIREGATLRGSFDTTVPQLSLSAATLAGLLSAPGADFTARVHQLSATAGPGIATEILVHG, encoded by the coding sequence ATGGCGACCCTCGTCCTGCAGGCGGCCGGTGCCGCCATTGGCGGCCTGTTCGGCCCCGTCGGCGCCATTCTCGGCGGCGCGGTCGGCGCGATGGCGGGCTATGCCGTCGACAAGACCCTGTTCGGCCGGGATGTCGAGGGGCCGCGTCTTGGCGATCTCTCCGTCCAGCGCTCGGAGGAGGGCACGCCGATCCCGCGCGTCTATGGCCGCGCCCGTTTGGCCGGGCAGGTGATCTGGGCGACGCAGTTCCAGGAGGTGAAGGAGGAGGAGGAGGGCGGCAAGGGCGGGCCGACCGTCACCACCTATTCCTATTTCGCCAATTTCGCCGTCGGGATCTGCGAGGGGCCGATCGCCCGTATCGGCCGCGTCTGGGCTGATGGCAATCTGATCAACCTCGCCGACGTGCATCACCGGATCCATCTGGGTGGTGAGGACCAGGGCGCCGACAGCCTGATCGAGGCGAAGCAGGGCGCGACGCCCGCCTATCGCGGCACGGCGGTGGTGGTGTTCGAGCGCCTGCCGGTCGGCGACTACGGCAATCGTCTGCCGCAGCTCGCCTTCGAGGTGTTTCGCCCCGTCGGCGGCGTCGAGGACGAGATCCGCGCCGTCGTCATCATCCCCGGCGCGTCCGAATTCGCCTATGACCCGCTGCCGGTCTACACCTCGAAGGGGCCGGGCCGCCGCGTTACCGTCAACCGCCATGTCGACGGCGCCCGCACCGACTGGGAAGCCTCGATCGACGATCTGCAGGCGCTCTGCCCGAAGCTCGAGCGGGCGGCGCTCGCGGTCTCGTGGTTCGGCGACGATCTCCGTGCCGGCCATTGCACCGTCGCGCCGCGCGTCGAGGACTTTTCGACCGTTACCAGCCCGACGAGCTGGCGTGTCGCCGGCTTGAACCGCGGTGCGGCGCGGGCGGTGAGCCGGATCGACGACCGGCCCGCCTTCGGCGGTACGCCCTCCGACGAGAGCGTCATCCGCGCCATTCGCGATCTGAAGCAGCGCGGCATCGCCGTCACCTTCTATCCGTTCCTGATGATGGACATCCCCGCCGGCAACGCGCTGCCGCATCCCTATTGGGACGCCAACCAGCCGGCCTATCCCTGGCGCGGCGAGATCACCGGTTCGCTCGCGCCGGGGCGGCCCGGCACGCCGGACAAGACGGCGGCGGCGGCCTCCGAGATCGCCGCCTTTGTCGGCACGGCGGCGCGGACGGATTTCTCCGTCTCTGGCGGCGCGGTGCATTATTCCGGCCCGGCCGAATGGACCTATCGGCGCATGGTCCTGCACGCGGCTTATCTCTGCAAGGCGGCCGGTGGCGTTGACGCCTTCCTCATCGGCTCGGAGCTTCGCGGTCTGACGACGCTGCGCTCCGGTCCGTCGACCTATCCCTTCGTCGCGGCGCTGAAGGCGCTCGCGGCCGATGTGCGGGTGATCCTGCCCTCGGCCAAAATCACCTATGCGGCCGACTGGAGCGAATATTTCGGCCATCAGCCGGGCGACGGCTCGGGCGACGTCCACTTCCATCTCGATCCGCTCTGGGCGGACGCCGCGATCGACGCTATCGGCATCGACAGCTACGTGCCGCTGTCGGACTGGCGCGACGGCTACGATCATCTCGATGCGCAGGCGGCCGAGAGCGGCCGCGACGTCGTCTATCTCCGCGCCAACATCGCCGGCGGCGAGGGCTTCGACTGGTATTATGCGAGCGACGCCGACCGGCGGGCGCAGATCCGCTCGCCGATCACCGATGGCGGCGCGGGCAAGCCCTGGGTGTTCCGCTACAAGGACCTCGTCGGCTGGTGGTCGAACCCGCATTTCGACCGGCCGGGCGGTGTCGAAATCGGAACGCCGTCCGCCTGGGTGCCGCAGTCGAAGCCGATCTGGTTCACCGAGATCGGCTGCCCGGCGATCGACAAGGGCGCCAACGAGCCGAACGTCTTTCCGGATCCGAAGGTCGGTGGATCCCGCCTGCCGCATTTCTCGAACGGCGGCCGCGACGCCCTGATGCAGGAACGCTTCCTGACCGCCGTGCTCGGCTATTGGGATCCCGCTGCGCCGGATTTCTTGGCGAGCGCGAACCCGTTCTCCGCCGTCTATGGCGGGCGGATGGTCGATCCCCGCCGCACCTATGTCTGGTCCTGGGACGCGCGGCCCTATCCGGCCTTCCCGCGGCTCACCGAAATCTGGTCGGATGGCGGCAACTGGGAGACCGGCCATTGGCTGAACGGCCGGCTCGGCAACCTCTCCACCATCCGCCTGGTCGAGCGCATCCTGCGCGACTATCGCTTCTTCGACTTTCGCGTCGGCGATCTCGAAGGCACGGTGGACGGCTTCGTCATTGCCCGCGTCGGCTCGGCGCGGCAGGCGCTGCAGGGGCTTTCCGAGGCGCTCGGTTTCGAGGCGGCGGAGTCCGGCGCCGTCGTCCGCTTCGTCCGTCGCGGCCTGCCGCGCCTGACGCTTCATCCCGCCGATCTGGTCGAGGAGGGCGAGCAGCCGCTCGTCGCCATCCGCCGGGCGCAGGAGACGGAACTGCCGGCCGAGTTCGCCTTCGGCTTCATTGACGGCGCCGGCGATTATCGCGACCGCGTCGTCGCCTCGCGCCGGCTGGAGGCGGCTGGGCAGCGGCAGGCCGCGCTCTCGACCGGCATCGTCACCGATGACGGCTTGGCGGTGGCGCTCGCCGATCAGCGCCTGCAGGAAATCTGGGACGGCCGCGAGACGGTGTCGCTGGCGCTGACGGATCGCCGTCTCGCCATAGAGCCGGCCGATGTCGTCAGCCTGCTCCGGCCCGAGGGGCGGGTGAGCTTTCGCGTGACCAAGGTCGAGGACGGGCTGGCGCGGCGGATCGAGGGGAGGACGGTCGATCCGTTCGGGTCACCGGTCGCGGCGGGGGCGCCGACTTCAGGTGTTCCAGGCTGGTCGCCGGATCCTGGACCGCCGGAAGTCGTCATTCTCGACCTGCCGTCGCTCTCCGGTGTCGAGCGGGTCGCCGCGCGGATCGCGCTGTTCGCCGATCCGTGGCCGGGAGCCTTCGGCGTCTCGATCGGCTCGGCTGCCGCCGGTTTTCGGCTGCGCCAGACGATGACGCAGCCAGCCACGATGGGCACGATCGCCGCCGCTGTTCCGCCCGGGCCGGTCGGCCGCTGGGACCGCGCGACCACGCTTTCCGTATCGCTGCCGGCCGGTGCGATCGCCGCCCTGCCGGACGAGGCGGTGCTGAATGGCGGCAATCTCGCCGCGATCGGCAGTGAGGCGGCCGGCTTCGAGGTCATCCAGTTCCGCTCGGCCGAGCTGATCGGCGAGGGGCTCTGGCGCGTCTCCCACCTGCTGCGCGGGCAGGGCGGTACGTCGGATCTCGCAGCACTCGGACATGCCGCCGGCGCCCGTTTCATCCGGATCAACAGCGCGACGCCGCTTCTCGATCTCGACCCGTCCGAGATCGGACTGGCGCGGACGCTCCGCGCCGGGCCGCTGGCGATCGCCTATGACCCGGAGCGGTTCACCACCCTCGACTTCACGGTCCAGGGCCGGTGGCGGCTGCCCTTCGCGCCGGTACATCTGCGGGGCGCGCGCGACGCGACCGGCAACGTGCACCTCGCCTGGATCCGCCAGACCCGCGTCGACGGCGACGGCTGGGAGCAACCGGAGGTGCCGCTCGGCGAGGCCGTCGAGGCCTACCGCGTCGAGATCCGGGAAGGCGCGACGCTTCGCGGCAGCTTCGATACGACCGTGCCCCAGCTGAGCCTTTCGGCCGCCACGCTCGCCGGCCTGCTGAGCGCGCCGGGCGCCGATTTCACCGCCCGCGTCCACCAGCTGAGCGCGACGGCGGGGCCGGGAATTGCAACGGAGATCCTCGTCCATGGCTGA
- a CDS encoding DUF2793 domain-containing protein, producing the protein MADQTVHLALPYLAPSQAQKHVTHNEALRRLDGLVQLAVEAVSANTPPGAPAEGARYLLGASPTGAWAGQAGALAVFADGSWWFATPEVGWLAFDKATATLLVRKAAGWTAV; encoded by the coding sequence ATGGCTGACCAGACCGTCCATCTCGCGCTTCCCTATCTGGCGCCGTCGCAGGCGCAGAAGCACGTCACTCACAACGAGGCGCTGCGCCGGCTCGACGGGCTGGTGCAGCTCGCCGTCGAGGCGGTGTCGGCGAACACGCCGCCGGGCGCGCCGGCGGAGGGGGCCCGCTATCTGCTCGGCGCCAGCCCGACCGGCGCCTGGGCCGGGCAGGCCGGCGCGCTTGCCGTGTTCGCGGACGGCAGCTGGTGGTTTGCGACGCCGGAGGTCGGCTGGCTCGCCTTCGACAAGGCGACGGCGACGCTGCTCGTCCGGAAGGCGGCGGGCTGGACGGCCGTGTGA
- a CDS encoding glycoside hydrolase family protein → MPVTSPAGLEQLIAEEGEVLRAYRDVAGVWTIGVGLTAASGVVVPRAGMTITQSESRALLAEALAAHYEPAVARAMPGARAHEFDGGVSFHFNTGAIGRASWVRAWRIADRAAVRSGLKAWNKAGGRVVEGLTRRREREAALILDGRRETGGTAGFASLRPGDSGAAVRALQDELIRLGLLTGAADGDFGSLTESAVRAFQAAHPQLAVDGVVGPATRAQIARVLAGRRAIAVTAAGGSLATGGTVAAGGIAPAAHPALAPATAGLLVAGLFVVALAVLAWRYRDEIRAFITLKRSG, encoded by the coding sequence ATGCCTGTCACCAGTCCGGCCGGGCTCGAGCAGCTCATCGCCGAGGAAGGGGAAGTGCTGCGCGCTTATCGCGATGTCGCTGGCGTCTGGACCATCGGCGTCGGGCTGACGGCGGCCTCGGGCGTCGTCGTGCCGAGGGCCGGCATGACGATCACGCAAAGCGAAAGCCGCGCCTTGCTGGCCGAGGCGCTGGCGGCGCATTACGAGCCGGCGGTCGCGCGCGCCATGCCGGGGGCGAGGGCGCATGAGTTCGACGGCGGCGTCTCGTTTCATTTCAACACCGGCGCCATCGGCCGCGCTTCCTGGGTGCGGGCCTGGCGGATCGCCGACCGGGCCGCCGTGCGCTCCGGGCTCAAGGCCTGGAACAAGGCGGGCGGCCGGGTGGTCGAGGGGCTGACCCGGCGCCGCGAGCGCGAGGCGGCGCTGATCCTCGACGGCCGGCGCGAGACCGGGGGCACCGCCGGCTTCGCCTCCCTTCGGCCGGGCGACAGCGGCGCGGCCGTCCGCGCCCTGCAGGACGAGCTGATCCGGCTCGGCCTCCTGACCGGGGCGGCGGATGGCGACTTCGGTTCGCTGACCGAGAGCGCCGTCCGCGCCTTCCAGGCGGCGCATCCGCAGCTCGCCGTCGACGGCGTCGTCGGCCCGGCGACGCGGGCGCAGATCGCCCGCGTTCTTGCCGGGCGCCGCGCCATCGCCGTGACGGCGGCGGGCGGATCGCTGGCGACGGGCGGCACCGTGGCGGCGGGCGGGATCGCGCCGGCGGCCCATCCGGCGCTGGCGCCCGCGACGGCGGGTCTGCTGGTCGCTGGGCTCTTCGTCGTCGCGCTCGCCGTCCTCGCCTGGCGCTATCGCGACGAGATCCGCGCCTTCATTACGCTGAAGAGGAGTGGCTGA
- a CDS encoding PepSY domain-containing protein: MSKHLITFILLTALFVWFGTDVSGPKSAYGESCLSQGEARQAVQRGDAISLSEIRGSVAGNGGEVVSAQLCKAGNRLIYVVNVLGEGGEVKRVRVDARDGSIVGR; the protein is encoded by the coding sequence ATGTCGAAGCACCTCATCACCTTCATCCTGTTGACGGCCCTTTTTGTCTGGTTCGGGACCGACGTTTCCGGACCGAAATCGGCCTATGGCGAATCCTGCCTCTCGCAAGGCGAGGCCCGGCAGGCTGTCCAGCGCGGCGACGCGATCTCGCTCAGCGAGATCCGCGGCTCCGTGGCGGGAAATGGTGGTGAAGTGGTGTCGGCGCAGCTCTGCAAGGCTGGGAACCGCCTCATTTATGTTGTCAACGTGCTCGGCGAGGGGGGCGAGGTGAAGCGTGTCCGCGTCGATGCGCGCGACGGCTCCATCGTAGGACGTTAG
- a CDS encoding response regulator transcription factor: protein MRILVVEDDPDLNRQLAEALKTAGYVVDSARDGEDGHFLGDTEPYDAVVLDIGLPRMDGISVLEAWRRAGRNMPVLILTARDRWSDKVQGIDAGADDYVAKPFHIEEVLARIRALVRRAAGHATNEIECGPVRIDTKAGRVTVDGNPVKLTAHEYKVLEYLMHHRNRVVSRTELIEHLYDQDFDRDSNTIEVFVGRLRKKVAADLIETVRGLGYRIVTPGTATASGGD, encoded by the coding sequence ATGCGCATTCTCGTCGTCGAGGACGATCCCGATCTCAACCGCCAGCTCGCCGAAGCCCTGAAGACGGCCGGCTATGTCGTCGATTCCGCCAGGGATGGCGAGGACGGCCATTTCCTCGGCGATACCGAGCCCTATGACGCCGTCGTGCTCGACATCGGCCTGCCGCGCATGGACGGCATCAGCGTGCTCGAGGCCTGGCGCCGCGCCGGTCGCAACATGCCGGTGCTGATCCTCACCGCGCGCGACCGCTGGAGCGACAAGGTGCAGGGCATCGACGCCGGCGCCGACGATTATGTCGCCAAGCCTTTCCACATCGAGGAAGTGCTGGCCCGCATCCGCGCGCTGGTGCGCCGCGCCGCCGGCCACGCCACCAACGAGATCGAATGCGGCCCGGTCCGCATCGACACCAAGGCCGGTCGCGTCACGGTCGACGGCAATCCGGTCAAGCTGACGGCGCACGAGTACAAGGTGCTCGAATATCTGATGCACCATCGCAACCGCGTCGTCTCCCGCACCGAGCTGATCGAGCATCTCTACGACCAGGATTTCGATCGTGATTCCAATACGATCGAGGTGTTTGTCGGACGGCTGCGCAAGAAGGTCGCCGCCGACCTGATCGAGACGGTGCGCGGCCTCGGCTACCGCATCGTGACGCCGGGTACGGCGACGGCCAGCGGCGGCGACTGA
- a CDS encoding ATP-binding protein yields MRVNSLAFRLIAGASIWSAIALVVAGVILTSLYRDTVERAFDERLSVYLKTLVGNLATQPPGKLGDPGNLGEQRFELIYSGWYWQIRQVDGPVLLASRSLSTDTLDLAKATSRNTVDGIEQATMEGPDRQQLRVLQRTITFDVDHRYDVLVAGNASELREDIVDFFTSVALTLAVFGIGLVASTAFQIRWGLRPLDQVRRQLAALRSGREQSFEGPFPAEIEPLAKELNALIHSNQQIIERARTHVGNLAHALKTPLSVITNEARSDDGKLAAKVGEQAELMRMQINHHLDRARIAARSQVIGAVTEADPVLQRLVRAMRRIHEDRGLDIALHVGPEARFRGEQQDLEEMVGNLVDNACKWAGSKVAVEVSVIPAAGDMDGSLIIRVDDDGPGLTEAERLEATRRGKRLDESKPGSGLGLSIVTDLVLLYEGAFELDRSPLGGLRAEVRLPAA; encoded by the coding sequence ATGCGCGTCAACTCGCTCGCGTTCCGGCTGATCGCCGGCGCGTCGATCTGGAGCGCCATCGCCCTCGTCGTCGCGGGCGTGATCCTGACCTCGCTCTATCGCGACACGGTGGAACGCGCCTTCGACGAGCGCCTGTCGGTCTATCTGAAGACCCTCGTCGGCAACCTCGCGACGCAGCCGCCCGGCAAGCTCGGCGATCCCGGCAATCTCGGCGAACAGCGCTTCGAGCTGATCTATTCCGGCTGGTACTGGCAGATCCGTCAGGTCGACGGCCCCGTCCTGCTCGCCTCGCGCTCGCTCTCGACCGACACGCTCGACCTCGCCAAGGCGACCTCGCGCAACACCGTCGACGGTATCGAGCAGGCGACGATGGAGGGGCCGGACCGGCAACAGCTGCGCGTTCTCCAGCGCACCATCACCTTCGACGTCGATCATCGCTACGATGTGCTGGTCGCCGGCAACGCCTCCGAGCTCCGCGAGGACATCGTCGATTTCTTCACCAGCGTCGCCCTGACGCTGGCGGTGTTCGGCATCGGCCTCGTCGCCTCGACCGCCTTCCAGATCCGCTGGGGCCTTCGCCCGCTCGACCAGGTCCGCCGACAACTGGCGGCGCTCCGCAGCGGCCGTGAGCAGAGCTTCGAGGGGCCTTTCCCGGCCGAGATCGAGCCGCTCGCCAAGGAACTCAACGCCCTGATCCATTCGAACCAGCAGATCATCGAGCGCGCGCGCACGCATGTCGGCAATCTGGCGCATGCGCTGAAGACGCCGCTCAGCGTCATCACCAACGAGGCGCGTTCGGACGATGGCAAGCTGGCGGCGAAGGTCGGCGAGCAGGCCGAGCTGATGCGGATGCAGATCAATCATCACCTCGATCGCGCCCGCATCGCCGCCCGGTCGCAGGTGATCGGCGCCGTGACGGAGGCGGACCCGGTGCTGCAGCGCCTCGTCCGCGCCATGCGCCGCATCCATGAGGATCGCGGCCTCGACATCGCGCTGCATGTCGGCCCGGAAGCGCGCTTCCGCGGCGAGCAGCAGGATCTCGAGGAGATGGTCGGCAATCTCGTCGACAACGCCTGCAAATGGGCGGGCTCCAAGGTGGCGGTCGAAGTGAGCGTCATTCCTGCCGCAGGCGACATGGACGGATCGCTGATCATCCGGGTCGACGATGACGGTCCAGGACTGACCGAGGCCGAGCGGCTCGAGGCGACCCGGCGCGGCAAGCGACTGGACGAAAGCAAGCCGGGTTCCGGTCTCGGTCTCTCCATCGTGACGGACCTGGTATTGCTCTATGAGGGCGCTTTCGAACTCGATCGTTCCCCGCTCGGCGGCCTTCGCGCCGAGGTTCGCCTGCCGGCGGCATAA
- a CDS encoding glycine zipper 2TM domain-containing protein, producing the protein MVGVVATTLAGCASTGPNEGLGTVGGALAGGVIGNQFGSGSGRVAATAAGALIGGLVGQSIGRSLDDQERRRAQEAEFQALEYGRPGSPVDWRGERAGYRGEVVPGPRYRINAYDCRDYTHRIWIDGEPQVARGTACRQEDGTWRPID; encoded by the coding sequence ATGGTGGGCGTCGTTGCGACGACGCTGGCTGGCTGTGCCAGCACCGGCCCGAACGAGGGTCTCGGCACCGTCGGCGGCGCCCTGGCCGGTGGCGTCATCGGCAACCAGTTCGGCAGCGGCTCGGGCCGCGTCGCCGCGACGGCGGCGGGTGCCCTGATCGGCGGCCTGGTCGGCCAGTCGATCGGCCGCAGCCTTGATGATCAGGAGCGCCGGCGGGCGCAGGAGGCCGAATTCCAGGCGCTCGAATATGGCCGGCCCGGCTCGCCCGTCGACTGGCGCGGCGAGCGCGCGGGCTATCGCGGCGAAGTCGTTCCCGGGCCGCGCTATCGCATTAACGCCTATGATTGCCGCGACTACACGCACCGCATCTGGATCGACGGCGAGCCTCAGGTCGCGCGCGGCACGGCGTGCCGCCAGGAGGACGGCACCTGGCGCCCGATCGACTGA
- the ccmI gene encoding c-type cytochrome biogenesis protein CcmI translates to MLLWIAMAVLTAAASLAVLIPLGRPARVQPAHAGAARSIYRDQLTELARDKERGLIGDAEAEAARIEIARRLLNSEDAADAGADRSRSAYRIERLLAVVAIPVIAIGTYLYVGSPQLADRPGVDRAAEATATGDVDGLIAKVEDHLAANPEEGRGWEILSPIYMRLGRFDDAVRALGNAKRLLGSTAERESLYGEALTRASGDVVTEEARAAFEKALAFDPQDVRSRFYLAYSLAQSGSKPEAIAAWSALIASAPADAPWLPSVRAELAKLRPAATAPAVPAAPSAPGPTEADVAAAASQTPAERQQMIEGMVQGLATKLDAEPADTQGWERLFRAYMVLGKPGDASAALDRARGKLGEQPELLAVVEKAAQDIGVGKNGS, encoded by the coding sequence ATGCTTCTTTGGATCGCCATGGCCGTGCTGACGGCCGCCGCCTCGCTTGCCGTGCTCATTCCCCTGGGCAGGCCGGCCCGTGTCCAGCCCGCGCATGCCGGCGCCGCCCGGTCGATTTATCGGGATCAGCTCACCGAACTGGCGCGGGACAAGGAGAGGGGCCTGATCGGCGATGCCGAGGCGGAGGCCGCGCGAATCGAAATCGCGCGCCGGCTGCTCAACAGCGAGGACGCGGCCGATGCCGGGGCGGACCGGTCGCGGTCGGCCTATCGGATCGAGCGGCTGCTCGCCGTCGTCGCGATTCCCGTGATCGCCATCGGGACCTATCTCTATGTCGGTTCGCCCCAACTCGCGGATCGGCCGGGCGTCGATCGCGCCGCCGAAGCTACGGCGACGGGCGATGTCGATGGGCTGATCGCCAAGGTCGAGGATCATCTCGCCGCCAATCCCGAGGAGGGCCGCGGCTGGGAAATCCTATCGCCGATCTATATGCGCCTCGGCCGCTTCGACGACGCGGTGCGTGCGCTCGGCAATGCCAAGCGCCTGCTCGGCTCCACGGCCGAACGCGAATCGCTCTACGGCGAGGCGCTGACGCGGGCGAGCGGCGATGTCGTGACCGAGGAGGCGCGCGCCGCCTTCGAGAAGGCGCTCGCGTTTGATCCCCAGGACGTGCGGTCGCGTTTCTATCTCGCCTATTCGCTTGCCCAGTCGGGCAGCAAGCCGGAGGCGATCGCCGCCTGGAGCGCGCTGATCGCGTCGGCGCCGGCGGATGCGCCATGGTTGCCGTCCGTGCGCGCCGAACTGGCGAAACTGCGGCCGGCCGCGACCGCGCCGGCCGTCCCGGCCGCGCCCAGCGCTCCCGGTCCGACCGAGGCGGACGTCGCCGCCGCCGCCAGCCAGACGCCGGCCGAGCGGCAGCAGATGATCGAGGGCATGGTCCAGGGCCTCGCCACCAAGCTCGATGCCGAGCCCGCCGACACGCAGGGCTGGGAGCGGCTTTTCCGCGCCTATATGGTTCTCGGCAAGCCGGGTGACGCCAGCGCCGCGCTCGATCGCGCGCGTGGCAAGCTGGGCGAGCAGCCCGAGCTGCTCGCCGTCGTCGAGAAGGCCGCCCAGGACATCGGTGTCGGCAAAAATGGCTCGTGA
- the ccmE gene encoding cytochrome c maturation protein CcmE produces the protein MTRKKRRLTLISLAGVVLACAVGLVLFALSDGITFFTSPSDVLTKPPAPEQRIRLGGLVEQGSVVKKADGEVLFAVTDGRATVPARFVGILPDLFREGQGVVAEGRVDANGLFEADTVLAKHDETYMPKEVVEALKQSGEWRPEDASGPAPQAVTR, from the coding sequence ATGACGCGTAAGAAGCGCCGCCTGACCCTCATCAGCCTTGCCGGCGTCGTCCTGGCCTGCGCCGTCGGGCTTGTGCTCTTCGCCCTTTCGGACGGCATCACCTTCTTCACCTCGCCGTCGGACGTGCTGACCAAGCCGCCGGCGCCGGAACAGCGCATCCGCCTCGGCGGGCTGGTCGAGCAGGGCTCGGTCGTCAAGAAGGCGGACGGGGAAGTGCTCTTCGCCGTGACCGACGGCCGCGCGACCGTGCCGGCCCGCTTCGTCGGCATCCTGCCGGATCTGTTCCGCGAGGGGCAGGGCGTTGTCGCCGAGGGCAGGGTCGACGCCAACGGCCTGTTCGAGGCCGATACCGTGCTCGCCAAGCATGACGAGACCTACATGCCCAAGGAAGTCGTCGAGGCGTTGAAGCAGAGCGGCGAATGGCGGCCCGAGGATGCCTCCGGCCCGGCGCCGCAGGCGGTGACGCGATGA